In the Paenibacillus pabuli genome, one interval contains:
- a CDS encoding DUF11 domain-containing protein translates to MSQSSGPLSHWLQNQSLVRFSSGTTELEQVAYSNTVVTPWVGPRLEVRKESNVTVAALGQSLTYQIEITNSGNRTAIVYVVDPLSEDTSLLPNSVLRDGVPLPGASPQLGLPPAEVTPGATLRYHFQVAIVRLPPTLKLLNQAQVNYEFLTPEGRTVTGRELSNTVEVTLASSRLEVALQSDHIPTFSGDIVLYSVVVSNPGFLTAAGAKVTIALAPGLVFIPASVVINGMFAPQMTPDSGIEIGDIEPRSSVRIQYRVQVVSVRDAESIPTQAVLEYTSAGKREIVYSNEVTLEVIQPFISIQKRVLPEIASAGDTVRYDITIANESNYAVDAKVSDSLPAGMTFVEGSLSWNGVKRPGANPVKGVSLGTLTARSVINIQFEAKIIEHGTAMPDPSKLVNQARLLYTYRLPDSRMVQRMAASNEATIYLKGPIIKVHVEVTPHLVEQGGSVTFQVRVENIGSLPARVQLTGVLPPGAKWRGQEEGQVQWSIPEYSSPRYLHLGELVPGAQRNISYAAQLSAEDTGTLKGFLTALYTYELNGKKRNGEARSNEYTIVIEYREE, encoded by the coding sequence ATGAGCCAATCTTCCGGTCCGTTGTCCCACTGGCTACAGAATCAGTCACTGGTTCGATTCAGCTCGGGTACGACTGAACTGGAACAAGTGGCCTACTCCAATACCGTAGTCACACCATGGGTTGGACCCAGACTTGAAGTAAGAAAGGAATCCAATGTGACTGTTGCTGCACTGGGACAGTCGCTAACTTATCAGATTGAGATTACGAATTCTGGTAATCGAACTGCCATCGTATACGTAGTAGATCCGCTCTCGGAAGATACGTCACTGCTTCCGAATAGTGTACTTCGTGATGGCGTTCCATTACCCGGTGCATCACCTCAGCTTGGGCTGCCTCCTGCAGAGGTTACGCCGGGAGCTACACTGCGCTACCACTTTCAAGTTGCCATCGTGCGATTACCTCCGACATTGAAGCTGCTCAATCAGGCACAGGTTAACTATGAATTTCTAACACCGGAAGGCAGGACGGTTACAGGCCGAGAACTATCCAATACGGTTGAGGTCACTCTGGCCTCATCCCGTCTGGAGGTTGCCCTTCAGTCGGACCATATCCCGACCTTTTCAGGGGATATTGTTTTGTACAGTGTCGTTGTGAGCAATCCTGGATTTCTGACAGCTGCAGGTGCCAAGGTGACCATCGCTTTGGCTCCTGGCCTTGTGTTTATTCCTGCAAGTGTTGTAATTAACGGAATGTTCGCCCCCCAGATGACCCCGGATTCTGGAATAGAGATCGGTGACATTGAGCCCAGAAGTTCTGTCCGTATTCAATATCGGGTCCAGGTGGTTTCGGTAAGGGATGCTGAAAGTATTCCAACTCAGGCGGTGCTGGAGTACACTTCTGCAGGCAAGCGGGAGATCGTTTACTCGAACGAAGTCACACTTGAAGTCATCCAGCCATTTATTTCGATTCAAAAAAGGGTGCTTCCAGAGATTGCCTCAGCCGGGGATACGGTACGATATGACATTACCATTGCGAATGAAAGCAATTATGCGGTGGATGCCAAGGTATCAGATTCATTGCCGGCCGGCATGACCTTTGTGGAAGGGAGCCTCAGCTGGAATGGTGTCAAACGGCCCGGGGCCAATCCGGTCAAAGGAGTGAGCCTGGGGACATTGACTGCACGGTCTGTCATCAATATTCAATTTGAAGCAAAAATTATAGAACATGGGACTGCCATGCCTGATCCATCCAAACTGGTTAACCAGGCGCGTCTCTTGTATACGTATCGATTGCCGGATTCACGAATGGTGCAGCGCATGGCCGCCTCCAACGAAGCGACGATCTACCTGAAAGGCCCGATTATCAAGGTTCACGTTGAAGTGACTCCTCATTTGGTCGAGCAGGGTGGATCAGTCACTTTTCAGGTCCGGGTCGAGAATATAGGCTCACTGCCTGCCCGTGTACAATTGACAGGCGTTCTTCCACCGGGAGCCAAGTGGCGAGGACAAGAGGAAGGTCAGGTTCAATGGAGCATACCCGAATACTCTTCGCCAAGGTATCTGCATCTGGGGGAACTGGTTCCAGGTGCGCAGCGAAATATCTCCTATGCAGCGCAGCTGTCCGCGGAGGACACGGGAACCCTGAAAGGTTTCCTGACTGCTCTGTACACCTATGAACTGAACGGAAAGAAACGAAACGGTGAAGCCCGATCGAATGAGTACACGATTGTTATCGAGTACCGTGAAGAATAA
- a CDS encoding DUF7507 domain-containing protein, translating to MKGVISIPLVVRSTVNATGAITFTGNTLGLSRSDTAGVPGTQDSIGAFTTTNTAVSFGTYPLGTTNLYQSNSSAAILVLPAGSTVLYAELIWGGSYINGNVNLSAAINNPVTFITPAGTSSVTPDPATYNQFDLGNGAAGYVRSANVTTLVQNGGAGTYITGAVVGTIVINNDATANHAGWTLGVIYQNPNLPFRNMSLRAGGVLVQSTSAPVVTTLTGFATPISGTLGGRALFSAQEGDANRTGDQALFGPTSATSVALSGPNNLAANFFASQINGDTGALNTTGTFGTRNQINGAPGSNISGGRQGWDITNVDVSARLINNQSSAVLTLTTSGDAYIVNGNAIQVDINAPRITVSKGSTATGAVAGDSILYTVTVANAGTASAASVVLSDSLPAGLTFIPGSVTVAGVPRPTLDITAGIPLGSLNLSSSIVVTYRALIGQDASILQLVNSANAAFTFQSVAGGPTITGVIPSNSSTLPVYSPNLSIVKSASTTNATVGDTVTYTLQVNNGGNVAAVVTLTDNIPSGSSYVAGSFRLNGNVIAGANPATGVNLGSLAAGSANTVTFQVLVTSLPTPPTLVDQATASYSFNSPDGRTVTGTLASNTLTIPVTLPNVTAVKSASVSDVAVGETFTYTVVTTNGGIQPINNVILTDSLPAGTVFVPGSVTVRGSVVASANPNSGISIGTLTAGSSATVTFQVTVQSLPVSGSLLNRAAVSYSSGAFTGIANSNSITTPVYQPIIAINKSASQTNATLGDQLAYTLVVTNSGNIAAQVTVTDTIPAGLTFVPNSVTVNGTARPGTSPLTGITLGSLQPGATATVVFRATLSTLPSPPTLENQGTATYTYQLPSGRNLSGSSQSNIVRIPASAPNISISKTVNTPDATVGDILTYTVIATNAGISAVQNLVISDTPTGSEFVPGSVTINGTAAGSASPVSGIAVGTLNSSSSVTVTYQTRVTSVPSTGSVTNRASAAFTSGSFNGVSSSVTVSTPIFQPVIQVVKSASTTNLTVGDTYNYSIQINNTGNIAASVTLTDPIPAGAVFSTNSVIINGVPTPGVSPATGISLGSIAANSSTTVTFVATVTSLPDSRQLTNQAIASFSYTLPSGRTIAGFSSSNTITIPVSLPNVTIVNSDNVEYGVVGDVIRYTSVIRNNGTVAVNNVVYVNPLPPNTPFVPGSVIVNGTSFPLSNPTAGIPIGTLAPGAEVTVTFEVTITMPIPSQINNQSTVSFTSGSFSGSSSSNTTQTPVIQPQISLVKTANTVNATVGDTVVYTVTVSNTGNLQANVTVTDTIPAATSFVANSVVVSGVPQPGATPGTGIQVGIVAAGATAVVTFAVVVDTLPSPQQLSNFATSSFTFTPPDGRTLTGTATSNTLTFPVSSPNVAVVKSTPSTVAAVGDTVTYSIQVTNSGIAPVNNIQFSDPIPAGASFVTGSVTVNGVVQPAANPAGGISLGTLAPGTSATVTFSIRVDAIPPSDQLSNRSTVSFTSGAFSSTTFSNTVVTPVFQPILSATKTASTQNATVGDTVSYTITVANTGNYGAQINLTDNIPAGTVLVPNSVIVNGQPLPAANPATGISAGTVAAGATTTITFSVVVDTLPSPQQLVNQAAVALSFTLPDGRSIAGSVLSNVLTISVSAPDVDVVKSTTSTAGSVGDIVTYSVAVTNNGIATVNNVVFTDAVPASTVLAPTGVFVDGVLRPGANPSTGITIGSIAPGATVTVVFSVQVTSLPASEALNNQSTVSFTSGVFSATTFSNTVTTPVYQPILTAVKTGDQAIATVGDTVVYSIAISNAGNYGASVTLTDTIPAGTELVPNSVIVNGASVPGADPASGIPLGVVSTTTMVMFSVVIVTLPLSQSITNQASATFTYTLPDGRTLGGSLTSNSLNIQVSAPDVSVTKTTAAVDAVVGDTIVYEMVITNNGIDPVNNVVLTDPIDPATTFVAGSVLVDGVPRASANPALGIAIGSLAPGASAAVSYAVRVNTLPAPPVVSSQSAVSFTSGVFSGASYSNIVVTPIYQPIIAVTKTASTSNATIGDTIVYSFSINNSGNLAANLTLTDNIPDGAVLLPNSVLIDGVPQPGANPETGIVVGTIPPGGSVNVTVTLEVTVDSLPQNQQLVNQAVATYTFSPPDGRQLTGTVSSNVLVIPVSAPNVTVVKSTDAIDAVVGDVITYTVVVTNAGIEVVNNVVMVDPVPAGTVFVPGSVTVDGVPRPTGNPNTGITLGSIAAGASVTVTFRVEVVVI from the coding sequence ATGAAGGGGGTGATCTCTATTCCTCTTGTCGTTCGTTCAACCGTCAACGCTACGGGAGCAATTACGTTTACAGGCAATACACTCGGTTTGAGTCGATCCGATACGGCAGGGGTGCCAGGAACACAGGACAGTATTGGCGCATTCACGACGACCAATACGGCCGTAAGTTTTGGGACATATCCTCTGGGTACGACAAATTTGTATCAGAGCAACAGCTCAGCTGCCATACTTGTCCTTCCAGCGGGGAGTACAGTGTTATACGCAGAATTGATCTGGGGCGGAAGCTATATTAATGGCAATGTGAACCTGAGTGCAGCCATCAACAATCCGGTCACCTTTATCACACCTGCAGGGACATCCAGCGTTACTCCTGACCCCGCGACATACAATCAATTCGATCTGGGGAACGGCGCTGCTGGTTATGTGCGTTCGGCCAATGTTACGACGCTGGTACAAAATGGGGGAGCGGGTACATATATCACCGGAGCGGTTGTGGGAACGATCGTCATCAACAATGATGCGACGGCCAACCATGCAGGCTGGACGCTAGGCGTCATTTATCAAAATCCGAACCTGCCCTTCCGAAACATGTCACTCCGGGCCGGCGGAGTACTTGTCCAATCGACTTCAGCACCGGTGGTTACCACACTGACAGGTTTTGCGACTCCGATCTCTGGCACCCTCGGAGGAAGAGCGCTGTTCAGTGCGCAGGAGGGTGACGCGAATCGGACCGGAGATCAGGCGTTATTTGGACCAACGTCGGCGACTTCGGTTGCCTTGTCGGGGCCCAACAACCTGGCTGCCAACTTTTTTGCATCCCAAATCAACGGAGATACCGGAGCACTCAACACGACAGGAACCTTTGGGACCCGGAACCAGATCAATGGAGCACCTGGCTCCAACATTTCCGGTGGACGTCAAGGTTGGGACATAACCAATGTGGATGTGTCTGCCAGACTGATTAATAATCAGTCTTCAGCTGTGTTGACATTAACCACATCGGGAGATGCGTACATCGTTAACGGTAATGCCATTCAGGTGGATATTAACGCACCAAGAATTACCGTATCGAAGGGATCAACGGCCACCGGTGCGGTAGCAGGGGATAGCATTCTCTATACGGTTACGGTTGCCAATGCAGGTACGGCCAGCGCCGCCAGCGTGGTTTTATCCGACTCTTTGCCTGCAGGACTGACCTTTATTCCAGGTAGCGTCACCGTTGCAGGCGTACCGCGTCCAACACTGGATATCACAGCTGGCATTCCGCTGGGCTCATTAAACCTGTCCAGCAGTATTGTTGTAACTTACCGGGCACTTATCGGACAGGATGCAAGCATTTTGCAGCTTGTGAATTCGGCCAATGCGGCATTTACGTTTCAGAGTGTGGCCGGAGGTCCGACCATAACAGGCGTAATTCCCTCCAACAGCTCCACACTTCCTGTATATTCACCAAACCTGTCCATTGTGAAGTCGGCGAGTACAACCAATGCCACGGTGGGTGATACGGTAACGTACACGCTTCAGGTAAACAACGGAGGGAATGTTGCGGCGGTCGTTACATTGACAGACAACATCCCAAGTGGCAGCTCGTATGTAGCAGGCAGCTTCCGTCTGAACGGAAATGTAATAGCAGGTGCTAATCCTGCCACAGGTGTAAATTTGGGCAGTCTTGCTGCAGGGAGCGCAAATACCGTAACCTTTCAAGTCCTCGTCACAAGCTTGCCAACACCGCCAACTCTTGTGGATCAGGCCACCGCTTCATATTCATTCAACTCGCCTGACGGACGGACGGTAACGGGTACACTAGCATCAAACACCCTGACGATTCCGGTGACATTACCCAATGTAACCGCGGTGAAATCGGCTTCGGTCAGTGACGTAGCCGTAGGGGAGACCTTTACCTACACCGTGGTTACCACGAACGGCGGTATTCAACCGATTAACAATGTGATTCTTACGGATTCTCTCCCTGCAGGAACTGTATTTGTTCCGGGGAGTGTGACAGTAAGAGGTTCCGTTGTAGCATCGGCTAACCCGAACAGTGGCATATCTATTGGAACACTGACCGCCGGAAGTTCCGCGACGGTGACGTTTCAGGTTACGGTGCAATCCTTGCCCGTATCAGGTTCGCTCCTTAATCGGGCTGCTGTGTCCTATAGTTCAGGTGCATTTACGGGCATTGCCAACTCCAATTCGATTACAACCCCTGTGTACCAGCCGATCATTGCCATCAACAAGTCGGCGAGTCAAACGAATGCGACACTGGGCGATCAGCTTGCATATACGCTGGTGGTGACAAACAGCGGAAACATTGCGGCTCAAGTTACGGTAACCGATACCATTCCGGCTGGACTGACGTTTGTTCCGAACTCAGTAACGGTGAATGGTACTGCGCGTCCGGGAACCAGCCCATTAACCGGAATAACGCTGGGAAGTCTCCAGCCAGGAGCCACCGCAACGGTAGTGTTTCGCGCTACCCTGAGTACACTTCCATCTCCGCCAACACTGGAGAATCAGGGTACTGCAACTTATACGTACCAGCTTCCGAGCGGACGGAATCTCTCAGGCAGCAGTCAGTCCAATATCGTTCGCATACCTGCATCGGCACCCAATATCTCCATTAGCAAAACCGTAAATACACCAGATGCCACGGTAGGCGACATCCTTACCTATACCGTTATTGCAACCAATGCGGGCATTAGTGCGGTCCAAAATCTGGTGATTTCGGATACACCGACCGGATCGGAATTTGTACCAGGCAGTGTCACCATTAATGGAACAGCTGCCGGAAGTGCAAGTCCGGTTTCGGGTATTGCTGTAGGAACCCTGAACAGCTCAAGCAGTGTCACCGTGACCTACCAGACCAGAGTGACGTCTGTTCCTTCCACAGGTTCAGTTACCAACCGTGCAAGCGCAGCGTTTACGTCGGGCAGTTTTAATGGCGTTTCTTCATCAGTTACGGTTAGCACACCTATATTTCAACCCGTCATTCAAGTGGTGAAATCGGCAAGCACAACCAATCTGACGGTAGGCGATACCTATAACTACAGCATCCAGATTAACAACACAGGTAACATCGCGGCTTCGGTTACCTTGACGGATCCGATTCCTGCGGGAGCGGTATTCAGTACGAACAGTGTCATTATTAATGGTGTACCTACACCTGGTGTAAGTCCGGCAACAGGGATTAGTTTGGGATCAATCGCGGCTAACTCAAGCACAACGGTGACCTTTGTCGCAACGGTCACCAGCTTGCCTGATTCGAGACAGTTGACTAACCAGGCGATCGCTTCATTCTCCTACACGCTTCCAAGTGGAAGAACGATTGCCGGATTCTCGTCATCCAACACCATCACTATTCCTGTCTCTCTGCCCAATGTAACGATTGTTAACAGTGATAATGTAGAGTACGGCGTAGTCGGGGATGTCATCAGGTACACTTCTGTTATTCGCAACAACGGCACAGTAGCCGTTAACAATGTGGTATATGTCAACCCTCTTCCTCCGAATACCCCATTTGTACCCGGAAGCGTCATTGTGAACGGGACTTCATTCCCGCTCTCCAATCCGACCGCCGGCATTCCAATCGGTACTTTGGCTCCAGGAGCTGAGGTGACCGTAACTTTTGAGGTGACGATTACCATGCCGATCCCTTCACAGATTAACAATCAATCGACGGTCAGCTTCACATCTGGTTCATTTTCGGGGTCATCATCGTCCAATACGACACAGACTCCGGTTATACAACCGCAGATTTCACTTGTCAAAACGGCCAATACTGTCAATGCCACCGTAGGTGATACAGTTGTATACACGGTGACGGTCAGCAACACTGGCAATTTGCAGGCCAATGTTACCGTCACAGATACGATTCCTGCTGCGACTTCTTTTGTAGCCAACAGTGTTGTGGTATCTGGTGTGCCGCAGCCTGGAGCGACGCCGGGAACAGGTATTCAGGTAGGCATTGTAGCAGCGGGAGCAACAGCGGTTGTCACGTTCGCTGTTGTCGTGGATACACTTCCGTCTCCGCAGCAGCTTAGCAACTTTGCTACATCTTCCTTTACCTTTACACCTCCTGATGGACGAACGTTAACAGGAACAGCCACTTCAAATACATTGACGTTTCCGGTCTCATCTCCAAACGTTGCTGTCGTTAAAAGTACACCTTCAACTGTGGCTGCCGTAGGTGATACCGTCACTTACTCCATACAAGTAACGAACAGCGGTATAGCACCGGTAAACAATATTCAGTTTTCGGATCCGATTCCTGCCGGAGCCTCCTTTGTCACCGGCAGTGTGACGGTGAATGGCGTAGTGCAACCCGCAGCCAACCCGGCAGGGGGGATATCGCTCGGGACACTTGCTCCAGGAACTTCAGCTACCGTAACTTTCAGCATTCGTGTTGATGCGATCCCTCCAAGCGACCAGTTGAGTAATCGATCCACAGTCAGTTTTACCTCAGGGGCATTCTCAAGTACGACGTTTTCCAATACGGTGGTCACACCGGTATTCCAGCCTATTCTCTCAGCAACCAAGACGGCAAGCACACAGAACGCTACCGTAGGTGACACTGTTAGTTACACGATTACCGTCGCCAACACGGGTAACTATGGGGCCCAGATTAACCTGACAGACAATATCCCTGCGGGAACCGTTCTCGTTCCGAACAGTGTCATTGTGAATGGGCAGCCGCTGCCTGCCGCGAATCCAGCCACAGGTATTTCGGCAGGGACTGTCGCTGCTGGTGCAACAACAACCATTACTTTTTCTGTGGTCGTTGATACCTTACCATCTCCACAGCAGCTGGTGAATCAGGCGGCGGTGGCTCTTTCCTTCACCTTGCCTGACGGACGGAGCATCGCAGGTTCGGTGCTGTCCAACGTACTGACCATTTCGGTCTCGGCTCCGGATGTCGATGTAGTGAAATCGACGACGTCAACGGCGGGATCTGTCGGTGATATTGTGACATACAGCGTCGCAGTAACGAATAACGGAATAGCTACGGTGAACAATGTAGTCTTCACGGATGCAGTACCGGCAAGCACTGTCCTTGCGCCAACCGGCGTATTTGTAGATGGTGTGCTCCGCCCGGGTGCCAACCCTTCCACCGGAATAACCATCGGCTCCATCGCGCCTGGTGCTACCGTGACCGTTGTATTTAGTGTGCAGGTTACTTCGCTTCCGGCAAGTGAAGCTTTGAACAATCAGTCCACAGTCAGCTTTACATCAGGCGTGTTCTCGGCCACAACTTTTTCCAATACGGTTACAACGCCGGTGTACCAGCCGATTTTGACAGCGGTCAAAACGGGAGATCAGGCAATAGCCACGGTAGGGGATACCGTTGTGTACAGCATTGCCATCTCCAATGCCGGGAACTACGGGGCCTCCGTCACGTTGACCGATACAATCCCTGCCGGAACTGAACTTGTACCCAATAGCGTTATCGTCAATGGTGCATCCGTACCGGGTGCCGATCCGGCTTCGGGCATTCCACTTGGCGTCGTTTCAACAACAACCATGGTCATGTTCTCGGTTGTCATTGTCACTCTTCCTTTGAGCCAATCCATTACGAATCAGGCTTCTGCAACCTTTACGTATACGCTGCCAGACGGAAGAACACTGGGAGGCAGTCTAACATCCAATTCCCTTAACATTCAGGTATCTGCTCCGGATGTTAGTGTAACGAAAACGACAGCGGCAGTGGATGCGGTAGTAGGCGATACCATCGTATATGAGATGGTTATAACCAATAACGGAATCGATCCCGTTAACAATGTGGTGTTAACCGATCCAATCGATCCAGCCACCACATTTGTCGCTGGGAGCGTCCTGGTGGACGGTGTTCCGCGTGCCTCGGCTAACCCTGCACTGGGCATCGCTATTGGATCTCTGGCCCCAGGAGCCTCCGCAGCAGTGTCCTATGCGGTGCGAGTTAATACGCTGCCTGCACCACCTGTGGTGAGCAGTCAGTCTGCCGTAAGCTTCACATCGGGTGTCTTCTCGGGTGCTTCATACTCGAATATCGTAGTAACACCGATCTATCAACCGATCATAGCCGTAACCAAGACAGCAAGTACATCCAATGCAACGATCGGAGATACTATCGTGTACTCTTTCTCCATTAACAACAGCGGAAATCTGGCTGCCAATCTGACATTGACGGATAACATTCCGGATGGGGCTGTGCTTCTTCCGAACAGTGTATTGATTGATGGTGTTCCACAACCAGGTGCCAATCCGGAGACAGGAATTGTTGTGGGTACCATACCGCCAGGGGGATCCGTTAATGTGACAGTCACCCTTGAAGTTACTGTGGATTCGCTGCCGCAGAACCAGCAGTTAGTCAACCAGGCCGTGGCCACTTATACGTTCAGTCCGCCGGATGGCCGTCAGTTGACGGGTACCGTGTCTTCCAACGTCCTCGTGATTCCTGTATCAGCACCTAACGTCACTGTTGTCAAAAGCACAGACGCCATTGATGCTGTTGTCGGTGATGTAATTACTTATACGGTTGTTGTTACAAATGCCGGTATTGAAGTGGTCAATAATGTGGTCATGGTGGACCCTGTACCAGCAGGAACGGTGTTTGTACCCGGAAGCGTAACGGTAGATGGAGTGCCAAGACCAACCGGCAATCCGAATACGGGAATAACGCTCGGATCGATCGCTGCTGGTGCTTCGGTTACCGTTACATTCAGAGTAGAGGTCGTGGTGATATGA
- a CDS encoding GGDEF domain-containing protein, with protein MKSLSTHSNHIPTEYEFKHSKWIKKMLHAYWVVVITHFVVQIGCFLFLDYDRTPEDFIIHVIIWPTASSIASIMIASWIDRRFNTFSFYAMSAASTVVAWTIIHVNYDIRIIQAISLLPIFTSVLFFSRKRVWTACLMQTTGYVLVLFDSGYRSYLTSFDMVSIPAFLIVGTYVAQVIVTSGVEVLDDLKDSMLAKQELIVRNAIMTKQSKTDGLTNLYNQSSFKDYYDKAYEYAKSGMSLHLALIDIDDFKSINDTYGHRVGDIILEKVSHVIQENITSSDIAARYGGEEFALLMFEQSFDQAYALVEQIRQKIALMGHLELEGNSITVSVGLKSFNARLTKEKLFEEVDACLYAAKRTGKNKTVTSIDLVQI; from the coding sequence ATGAAGAGTTTGTCTACACATAGCAACCATATTCCAACAGAATATGAATTCAAGCATTCCAAATGGATTAAAAAAATGCTTCATGCTTACTGGGTTGTCGTAATCACACATTTCGTCGTTCAGATCGGCTGTTTCCTGTTTCTGGACTATGATCGCACTCCTGAGGATTTCATCATTCATGTTATAATCTGGCCCACAGCCTCAAGTATTGCTTCCATTATGATCGCGAGCTGGATCGACCGACGCTTCAATACCTTTTCGTTCTATGCCATGTCGGCGGCCAGCACAGTTGTTGCCTGGACGATCATTCATGTCAATTATGACATTCGAATTATTCAAGCGATCAGCCTGCTGCCCATCTTCACGTCTGTTTTGTTTTTTAGCAGAAAGCGAGTCTGGACCGCATGTTTGATGCAAACGACGGGTTATGTTTTGGTTCTGTTTGATTCAGGCTATCGTTCCTATTTGACTTCCTTTGACATGGTTTCCATCCCAGCCTTTCTCATTGTCGGTACATATGTAGCCCAGGTCATTGTCACAAGCGGCGTGGAAGTACTGGATGATCTCAAGGACAGCATGTTAGCCAAGCAGGAACTGATTGTACGGAATGCCATTATGACCAAGCAGTCCAAAACCGATGGGCTTACCAATCTCTATAACCAGAGTTCATTCAAAGATTATTACGATAAAGCCTATGAATATGCCAAGAGCGGTATGAGCCTTCATTTGGCACTAATTGATATTGATGATTTTAAATCGATCAATGATACCTATGGACATCGGGTAGGCGATATTATTCTGGAGAAAGTTTCGCATGTCATTCAGGAGAACATTACTTCAAGCGATATTGCAGCCCGTTATGGCGGTGAAGAATTCGCATTGCTTATGTTTGAACAGTCTTTTGATCAGGCTTATGCTCTCGTGGAACAGATCCGTCAGAAAATAGCCCTGATGGGCCATTTGGAACTGGAGGGAAATTCCATCACCGTAAGTGTGGGACTCAAAAGTTTCAATGCCCGGCTCACCAAAGAAAAACTGTTTGAAGAGGTGGATGCCTGTCTATACGCTGCCAAACGGACAGGTAAAAACAAAACCGTGACATCCATTGACCTTGTTCAGATTTAG
- a CDS encoding YolD-like family protein, with the protein MAKAKVAKRPTRDEFELEELGNQLVEAYHERSEVLLTVWGKEEQVQGVIVKLDSRTRLVHVEYTEEEFMAKVPFLDIMRVESPRY; encoded by the coding sequence TTGGCAAAAGCAAAAGTCGCAAAAAGACCTACTAGGGATGAATTTGAGCTGGAAGAGTTGGGGAATCAATTGGTTGAAGCGTATCACGAGCGTTCGGAAGTACTGTTGACGGTATGGGGGAAGGAAGAGCAGGTACAAGGGGTTATTGTCAAGCTGGATTCCCGCACTCGGCTGGTACATGTAGAATACACCGAAGAGGAGTTTATGGCGAAAGTACCTTTTCTCGATATTATGCGGGTGGAATCCCCCCGTTATTAA